The Larimichthys crocea isolate SSNF chromosome XII, L_crocea_2.0, whole genome shotgun sequence region AGGAGCTGGATACAAGAAGTACAACCAAAGGTTCACCATTTAGGTGAGTATGTTTACATCCTCTACACTACTGTAAAGCTGCTGGCTACAAATCACAAGTTATGGTGTTTTTTAGTCTCCAGGTCCAGTGTGAATATGAGGCGTCAGATTTAAAGCGTGCAGTGGACTTGCGGTCCTTGTACGCAGTGACTAACCCACCTCCTGTGGTCGCACTGGGAACCATCAGAGTGCAGATGAAGATAgccaaaggtaaaaaaaacagatgcaatCACTCAAGTGTGGGTTTAATTTAATCCTTGAAACAAAACTTATTCATTCCTCTAGATGCATCCTTCACATCCTTCTTTCCTGAGGACCAGCTTCCTCTGACCTTGCCCCTGCGTAAAGCTGCATACGTCGAGATCTCCATCGCCCAGCCGTCCCCAGACCCTGCACTCTCCCTGCGTGTACAGGACTGCTTTGCCTACCCGGAGTCCAGACACTCTGTGTGGACGCTTCTCTATGATGGGTAAGGTGGAGCTGGTTACTGAGATGAGATCACTGAAATTATGTAGGTCACTGAGCAGCTTTTTAAACCTCCACCCTTGGTAGATGTCCCAACCCTTTGGATAACTTGAGAAGCTCCGTCCCTGTGGACAAGCAGGGGAAGACCACCTCCCACTCCCAAGTCAGGAGGTTTGACGTCAAGACCTTTGCCTTCTTGGACCCTCACACAGGCAATCCAAGCATGGAAGAAGTAGGTTTATCACATCCACGTATTTCAATAATATAAAAAAGCGTGTATCCCTGCAGACATGGCTGTGTGTGATCTCTCATTCAGATGTACTTCTACTGCTGGGTGGAAATCTGCACAAATGACATAGACTGTGCACAGCGCTGCGCCTTCATTTGTGAGTATTTTGCCGTGTGTTTACACTACATGTGCCGGGTGCATGTGGCGTTTAACTGTGCCTGTCCTCCCACAGCGTCTGAGGgcgacagacagagaagagaggcaACGCCTGAGTCCTACCAGGTCAAGCTGGTCTCTTTAGGGCCACTGCTGCCCGGACAGAACAACACTGAACAGGACGACAATCCATGTGTCAAACAGGACACAAGTAAGTCCTGCTCAGCACAGAAGTATAGTTACCATGTGATGAACGATCAGTATTTGAATGTAATCTTTTCCCTTTGTTTCTCAGTGTTTAAGGTGACGGTGTACGTGCTCTCTGGCGTCGGTGCTGCCTTGCTGCTGATCCTGCTGTTCATGGCAGTGTCACGCATCAGGAAGTGTCGGACGCCAGAGGCAGAACAGGCTCGTGATGCAAAAGTTGATGGTGAAgaatctgaataaaacatttcacctTCTGTGATGTGCAACTTTTGTACTTCAGGATTTGGCAGCAGGACCCTCAAATGTTTGAACGATATGAAAAGGTTGTATTTGGTCCTGCATGTCACCCCCTTTTAATCAAATAGTTTCTTCTACTAGCATGATTATGGTGCGATGATAATTAAAGAATCATGAAAACAAGTCAATCAGAATAATAGTTTATTAACACAAATGCTCTATAATGCAGCtaaaacacaagcagagaaataaacaaaagaaattgGAGGTGGTTGACTCAGTAAGGTCTGAATTTTCTCTGAGCTCTCAGCAGAGCGATCCTCTGTTTATCCTCCTCAAACTTTTTCCTTAACTCTGCAAtatctggagaaaaaaaagaaacaaaacatagtCAAACATAACTTTACAAAAGCTTCTATATCTTTAACTTAACGTTATGGGAATGTTCCTCGCAGATGAACTTAcgttctttctgtgtgtttctgtgctgccaGGTGTAGAAGTTCATGagctccttcctcttcttcttctttatctccTTCTGTAGAGTCCTCTTGTTGGCTGCCTCGCTGTGGGGTCGGGCCTTGGTGCCCTTTGGTCCTCTTGTAACTTTAACCCAgccctcgtcttcctcttcttgctGCTCAGcctccttcctctgcctctcGGCTACCTGTGACAAAGAAAACGACAAAAGTTGTCAGTCACGTGGATCAgatgggtgggtggaggtggagctgcagaatcctcacctcttctttcctcttgtcATATTCTTCCATGAAGGAGTCGACCATTTGTTGCAGTTTGTCTGGCTGGATAAAAGACTCTTGGTACTGCTGGATCCATTCTGGTATGAGAAA contains the following coding sequences:
- the LOC104938956 gene encoding zona pellucida sperm-binding protein 1 codes for the protein MDCGAKMKVDGDVRIYEVEVEELDTRSTTKGSPFSLQVQCEYEASDLKRAVDLRSLYAVTNPPPVVALGTIRVQMKIAKDASFTSFFPEDQLPLTLPLRKAAYVEISIAQPSPDPALSLRVQDCFAYPESRHSVWTLLYDGCPNPLDNLRSSVPVDKQGKTTSHSQVRRFDVKTFAFLDPHTGNPSMEEMYFYCWVEICTNDIDCAQRCAFISSEGDRQRREATPESYQVKLVSLGPLLPGQNNTEQDDNPCVKQDTMFKVTVYVLSGVGAALLLILLFMAVSRIRKCRTPEAEQARDAKVDGEESE